The DNA window CAGATCGGCCGCACGATGGCGGGTTCCCACCGGGCCAGGGCCTTGGACTTGAATGCCGCCGACACCAGGTTGCGATGATCGCGATGCTTCTTGCCCTCCATCGCCAGGATTGTCGGTCCCATGAACAGCCCGATCGTCTTGTCGTACGGCTTGGAGCTGAACACCCGGCCGTCCCGGAACACCGTGTTCACCGCTTCGAAGGAGACTGCGGAGTACTCGCTTCTGGGCAGCAGCGACTCGGGCGTTTTGGAGTAGTCCATGACCGTCCCGCGGAAGACGCCGGCCGCCCTGCGGTTCCGGGCGAAGAAGGGATACGGGTCACGCAGGCTGACGGTCTGGTCGCCCGTGCCGGCGGCGGCGTGAACGTTGGTCGTCACGTAGATCTCCAGCATCTTCGGCGGGAAGGGGAAGTCCTCGTGTAAGATCGTACTGTAATTATTACAGTAGGCAATATGACGCCGTGCCGGCCGTCTCCCGGAAGTGCGTAACGAGCTCGCAGGGTGAACAGGGCTCGAGGGGCCGGCGGCGTTCGACTCCGTCCGCCGGCCGTGGGGGACAGGCGCGAAAGGCCCGGGCGGATCGTGCGTTACGCCCACGTTCGGTGCGCGCCGGAGGCCGAGTCGGGCGCCGCGGCTAGCGCGTACCGAGCGGACGGGCCGACGCCACCGGCGTCCCGTCCCTCCGGAGCGCCGATCAGCCGTCCACCGCCTGCTCGCGCGCCCACCGGTAGTCCGCCTTACCCGAGGGGCTGCGCTCGACGGCCGCCCGGAAGACGACCGCCTTGGGGAGCTTGTAGCGGGCCAGCGACGTCGCGGCGTGCGCCACCAGCTCCTCGGCGTCGGCGCGTGCGCCGTCGGCCAGCGCCACGACGGCAACCACCTCCTGGCCCCAGCGTTCGCTGGGCCGGCCGGCGACCACCACGTCGGCCACCGCGGGGTGCGACGCGATCGCCGTCTCCACCTCCTCGGCGAAGATCTTCTCGCCGCCGGAGTTGATCGTCACGGAGTCGCGGCCCAGCAGTTCGATGCTCCCGTCGGCGCGGTGGCGGGCGCGGTCGCCCGGGACCGCGTAGCGGACGCCGTCGATCACCGGGAAGGTCTTGGCGGTCTTGGCCGCATCGCCCTTGTAGCCGAGCGGAACGTAGCCGCGTTGCGCCAGCCAGCCGATGCCCTCGTGGCCGCGCGGCAGGATGGCGGACAGATCCTCGGCCGCCACGAAGGTGTCCGGTCCGGCGTTGAACGTGCCCGTCGAGATCGCTCCCGGCATCGACATGTGGTGCATCTGCGCCCCGGTCTCCGAGGATCCGACCCCGTCGACGACGACGGCATGGGGCAGCGTCTCGATCAGCCGCTCCTTGACGAAGGGGGTCAGCAGGGCGCCGCCGTTGGCGACCACCCCCAGCGACGACACGTCGGCGACACCTTTCTCGACGGCGGTCACCAGTGGGCGCGCCATCGCGTCGCCCACCACCGTCACGACCGCCACCTTCTCGCGCTCGATGGTGCGGACGATGTCCTCGGCGTCCAAATGGTCGACCACCGAAGGGAATACGACGGACTGGCCGGTGCTGATCGCCGTCATCACGCTCCACTGGGCGGCGCCGTGCATCAGCGGCGGCAGGATCATCAACTTGGTGCCCGGACCCGCGGTGGTCCGCGCGACGATCTCCTCGACCGACTGTGCGGGTTCGCCCGTCATGAGGTTGCGCCCGCCGAAGGACGTCATGAAGATGTCGTGCTGGCGCCACAGCACGCCCTTGGGCATGCCGGTCGTGCCGCCGGTGTACAGGACGTACAGGTCGTCGGGCGAGTGCGGCACCGCAGGCGGCTCCGGCGCTACGGAGGCCAGGGCGGCCTCGTAGTCCACCGCCCCGTCCAGCAGGTCGTTGCCGGAGTCGTCGGCGATCTGGATCAGCACGCGCAGCTGCGGAAGGCCGGGCAGGATCTCGGCCACCCGCGGCGCGAACGCCGCGTGGTAGACCAGCGCGCTTGCCCCCGAATCCGCGAGCAGGTATTGCAGCTCGTTCTTGACGTAGCGGAAGTTGACGTTGAACGGGGCGACCCGGGCGGCGAACGTGGCGAGCAGCGCCTCGACGTATTCGTTGCCGTTGTAGGCGTAGATGCCGAGTAGGTCCTGGCCGGCCTCGTGCCCGGCCAGCGCGGAACGTTCGGTGTGGCAGCCCAACCCGCGCGAGTGCAGGTAGGCGGCGAGCCGGTTCGACCGCTCGACCACCTGCGCGTAGCTGTACCGCCGGTCGCCCTGGATCAACAGGTCGCGATCCGGAATTGCCGCCGCGACGGCCGCTACGACGGCGGGTACCGTGAATTCTGTTGCGCTGTCGGTCATCGTGCCTCTCACGGCTGG is part of the Mycobacterium sp. HUMS_12744610 genome and encodes:
- a CDS encoding acyl-CoA synthetase — its product is MTDSATEFTVPAVVAAVAAAIPDRDLLIQGDRRYSYAQVVERSNRLAAYLHSRGLGCHTERSALAGHEAGQDLLGIYAYNGNEYVEALLATFAARVAPFNVNFRYVKNELQYLLADSGASALVYHAAFAPRVAEILPGLPQLRVLIQIADDSGNDLLDGAVDYEAALASVAPEPPAVPHSPDDLYVLYTGGTTGMPKGVLWRQHDIFMTSFGGRNLMTGEPAQSVEEIVARTTAGPGTKLMILPPLMHGAAQWSVMTAISTGQSVVFPSVVDHLDAEDIVRTIEREKVAVVTVVGDAMARPLVTAVEKGVADVSSLGVVANGGALLTPFVKERLIETLPHAVVVDGVGSSETGAQMHHMSMPGAISTGTFNAGPDTFVAAEDLSAILPRGHEGIGWLAQRGYVPLGYKGDAAKTAKTFPVIDGVRYAVPGDRARHRADGSIELLGRDSVTINSGGEKIFAEEVETAIASHPAVADVVVAGRPSERWGQEVVAVVALADGARADAEELVAHAATSLARYKLPKAVVFRAAVERSPSGKADYRWAREQAVDG